One part of the Actinomycetes bacterium genome encodes these proteins:
- a CDS encoding thiamine pyrophosphate-dependent enzyme, with product MPEHRRLDPAVPWVEVVATEADWDAADPSALLSMFSHLTLIRVFEEYVLELAGSGLVHGPAHSSIGQEGGAVASVLSLTSDDTVNGSHRGHHQFLAKALHHVEPKGVDPTAPVGDEVRTVLLRTLAEICGLDRGWSHGRGGSMHLQWHEAGAIGTNAIVGGGVPLAAGSAWAHKQAGTDAVAVTYFGDGAINIGSTLETMNLASAWQLPLCFFIENNRYAVSTTVDEATGEPRLSGRGPGFGIASWKVDGMDPVAVNLAMQEAVAHMRAGNGPTVVEVDVYRYFHQNGPFPGSAFRYRSKEEEQEWRARDPIDQVALNLARRGIVDGSVLDAFTDQVKGLLAELGDVLLEPLPGGKPGQRQIKPAEWPDPSYVDVGVRGDLSELADAPFVDRDTFTGEVADTKFIDAVAEVMRRRMETDERVVVMGEDVHRLSGGTNGATKGLADAFPGRILGTPISENAFTGLGGGVALDGRYRPVVELMYADFMWVAADQIFNQIGKARHMYGGDGAVPFVLRSKVAMGTGYGSQHSMDPAGVLATAPGWRIVAPSTPFDYVGLMNTALRLDDPVVVLEHVDLYASTGEGPVDDHDYCLEVGKAALRRKGSDVTVLSYLAMTPYVLEAAEEVAGDIDAEVIDLRWLDRASIDWDTIGESIRKTNRVLVAEQGARGTSYGGWLADEIQRRFFDWLDHPVERVTGGEASPSISKVLERAAMARSEEVVTALRQISPKPGA from the coding sequence ATGCCGGAGCACCGCAGGCTCGACCCGGCCGTGCCGTGGGTCGAGGTCGTCGCGACCGAGGCCGACTGGGACGCCGCCGACCCGTCCGCCCTGCTGTCGATGTTCAGCCACCTGACGCTGATCAGGGTCTTCGAGGAGTACGTCCTCGAGCTGGCCGGGTCGGGCCTCGTCCACGGGCCGGCCCACTCGAGCATCGGCCAGGAGGGCGGCGCCGTCGCTTCGGTGCTGTCCTTGACGAGCGATGACACCGTCAACGGGTCGCACCGCGGCCACCACCAGTTCCTGGCCAAGGCGTTGCACCATGTCGAGCCCAAGGGGGTCGACCCGACCGCGCCGGTCGGCGACGAGGTGCGCACCGTGCTGCTGCGCACCCTGGCCGAGATCTGCGGGCTGGACCGGGGCTGGAGCCATGGTCGCGGCGGCTCCATGCACCTGCAGTGGCACGAAGCCGGCGCGATCGGCACCAACGCGATCGTCGGCGGCGGCGTGCCGCTGGCGGCCGGGTCGGCGTGGGCGCACAAGCAGGCGGGCACCGACGCGGTCGCCGTCACCTACTTCGGCGACGGCGCCATCAACATCGGCTCGACGCTGGAGACGATGAACCTCGCGTCCGCGTGGCAGCTGCCGCTGTGCTTCTTCATCGAGAACAACCGCTACGCCGTCTCGACAACCGTCGACGAGGCGACCGGCGAGCCCCGGCTGTCCGGCCGGGGCCCGGGGTTCGGCATCGCGAGCTGGAAGGTCGATGGCATGGACCCGGTCGCGGTCAACCTCGCCATGCAGGAGGCAGTCGCGCACATGCGGGCCGGAAACGGGCCGACGGTCGTCGAGGTCGACGTCTACCGCTACTTCCACCAGAACGGGCCGTTCCCCGGCTCTGCGTTCCGCTACCGCAGCAAGGAGGAGGAGCAGGAGTGGCGGGCCCGTGACCCGATCGACCAGGTGGCGCTCAACCTGGCTCGGCGCGGGATCGTCGACGGGTCGGTGCTCGACGCGTTCACCGACCAGGTGAAGGGCCTGCTGGCCGAGCTCGGCGACGTACTCCTCGAACCGCTCCCCGGCGGCAAGCCCGGGCAGCGCCAGATCAAGCCGGCCGAGTGGCCCGACCCGTCCTACGTCGACGTCGGCGTGCGCGGCGACCTGAGCGAGCTCGCGGACGCACCCTTCGTGGACCGCGACACCTTCACCGGTGAGGTGGCGGACACGAAGTTCATCGACGCCGTCGCCGAGGTGATGCGGCGGCGGATGGAGACCGACGAGCGGGTCGTCGTCATGGGGGAGGACGTGCACCGGCTCAGCGGCGGCACCAACGGTGCCACCAAGGGTCTCGCCGACGCCTTCCCGGGGCGCATCCTCGGCACGCCGATCAGCGAGAACGCGTTCACCGGCCTGGGTGGTGGTGTCGCCCTCGACGGCCGCTACCGCCCGGTGGTGGAGCTGATGTACGCCGACTTCATGTGGGTCGCAGCCGACCAGATCTTCAACCAGATCGGCAAGGCGCGCCACATGTACGGCGGCGACGGTGCCGTGCCGTTCGTCCTGCGCAGCAAGGTGGCGATGGGCACCGGCTACGGCTCGCAGCACTCGATGGACCCGGCCGGTGTCTTGGCGACCGCGCCGGGCTGGCGGATCGTCGCGCCGTCGACACCCTTCGACTACGTCGGGCTGATGAACACCGCGCTGCGGCTCGACGACCCGGTGGTCGTGCTCGAGCACGTCGACCTCTACGCGTCGACCGGTGAGGGACCCGTCGACGACCACGACTACTGCCTGGAGGTGGGCAAGGCGGCGTTGCGACGCAAGGGCTCCGACGTGACGGTCCTCAGCTACCTCGCGATGACGCCGTACGTCCTCGAGGCAGCCGAGGAGGTGGCCGGCGACATCGACGCCGAGGTGATAGACCTGCGCTGGCTGGACCGGGCCAGCATCGACTGGGACACCATCGGCGAGAGCATCCGCAAGACCAACCGGGTGCTGGTCGCGGAGCAGGGTGCGCGCGGCACCTCGTACGGCGGCTGGCTGGCGGACGAGATCCAGCGCCGGTTCTTCGACTGGCTGGACCACCCGGTCGAGCGGGTGACCGGTGGCGAGGCGTCGCCGTCGATCAGCAAGGTGCTCGAGAGAGCGGCGATGGCGCGGTCGGAGGAAGTCGTGACCGCTCTGCGCCAGATCTCTCCGAAGCCAGGGGCCTGA
- a CDS encoding dihydrolipoamide acetyltransferase family protein yields the protein MPDLLRMPEIAAGTTEAVLSSWSVAENASVSAREVVATVETAKAVVDVEAESDGVILRLLVEPGAEVETGAPIALVGAAGESVADLDAVLRDLGVTSAPKTPATLQPDQEPAADVAVEVPEAAPTPSPIPDDVATTSAAQSGASSQDQPAETANGHRSGRVFASPLARRLAKEAGLAVEQIAGTGPHGRIVRRDVEQAAKVGTGTAAAETRPAAAGATGPAAGLRDPAGWRDVPHTKLRRLVAERLAESKTTAPHFYLRDTVPVDRLLALRAELNDGAETRVSVNDLVVKAVARAHVAVPELNVTWGPDAVRHYESVDVAVAVATDNGLLTPVLRAVEDMTITTVARTTRDLAERARSGQLRQHELEGGSISVTNLGMHGTE from the coding sequence GTGCCCGATCTGCTGCGGATGCCCGAGATCGCGGCCGGCACCACCGAGGCCGTGCTGTCGAGCTGGTCGGTGGCCGAGAACGCCTCGGTGTCGGCGCGCGAGGTGGTGGCGACCGTCGAGACGGCGAAGGCGGTCGTCGACGTCGAGGCCGAGAGCGACGGCGTGATCCTGCGGCTGCTGGTGGAGCCGGGCGCCGAGGTCGAGACCGGTGCGCCGATCGCCCTGGTCGGCGCGGCAGGGGAGTCCGTCGCCGACCTCGACGCCGTGCTGCGCGACCTGGGTGTCACCTCCGCGCCCAAGACCCCGGCCACGTTGCAGCCGGACCAGGAGCCGGCGGCTGACGTTGCGGTCGAGGTCCCCGAGGCGGCGCCGACGCCGTCGCCCATCCCCGACGATGTCGCGACGACATCCGCTGCTCAGAGTGGCGCCTCGTCTCAGGATCAGCCGGCTGAGACGGCGAACGGCCACCGGTCCGGGCGGGTCTTCGCCAGCCCGCTCGCTCGCCGGTTGGCCAAGGAGGCCGGTCTCGCGGTCGAGCAGATCGCCGGGACGGGTCCGCATGGTCGCATCGTCCGTCGCGACGTCGAACAGGCGGCGAAGGTCGGCACTGGCACTGCTGCTGCCGAGACGCGGCCGGCGGCGGCCGGAGCGACCGGCCCTGCGGCCGGGTTGCGAGACCCGGCGGGGTGGCGCGACGTACCGCACACCAAGCTGCGCCGGCTGGTCGCCGAGCGGCTCGCCGAGAGCAAGACGACCGCGCCGCACTTCTACCTGCGCGACACCGTGCCGGTCGACCGGCTGCTCGCGCTGCGCGCCGAGCTCAACGACGGCGCCGAGACGCGCGTCTCGGTCAACGACCTGGTCGTCAAGGCGGTCGCGCGGGCGCACGTCGCCGTGCCCGAGCTCAACGTCACGTGGGGGCCGGACGCGGTGCGGCACTACGAGTCGGTCGACGTCGCCGTGGCCGTCGCGACGGACAACGGGCTCTTGACGCCGGTGCTGCGAGCGGTCGAGGACATGACGATCACCACCGTCGCGCGGACGACCCGCGACCTGGCCGAGCGGGCCCGGTCCGGGCAGCTGCGCCAGCACGAGCTCGAGGGCGGGTCGATCAGCGTGACCAACCTCGGGATGCACGGCACCGAGG
- a CDS encoding GntR family transcriptional regulator produces the protein MTVPDPAQPALGAASERIAAHLRAAILSGDIGPGERIRQEEVADRLGTSRLPVREALRILEAEGLTELEANKGARVPRLDAAELDVLYKMRERLEPLALAESIPHLSSAEVRALSAIHERIAADADLRDFMVLDREFHLGSYAGCPSEQLAGTATRLWNSTQAYRRAFMSLGGRHRLWIVDHEHRLILDAIERRDTDDAERYLAGHIRRTRIELAAHPELFR, from the coding sequence GTGACCGTCCCCGATCCGGCGCAGCCGGCGCTGGGTGCGGCCAGCGAGCGGATCGCCGCCCACCTGCGGGCCGCGATCCTCTCCGGCGACATCGGGCCGGGCGAGCGGATCCGGCAGGAGGAGGTGGCCGACCGGCTGGGCACCAGCCGGCTGCCGGTGCGCGAGGCGCTGCGCATCCTGGAGGCCGAGGGGCTCACCGAGCTCGAGGCCAACAAGGGCGCCCGGGTGCCGCGGCTCGACGCCGCCGAGCTCGACGTGCTCTACAAGATGCGCGAGCGCCTGGAGCCGCTGGCTCTCGCCGAGAGCATCCCGCACCTGTCGTCGGCGGAGGTGCGGGCTCTCTCCGCGATCCACGAGCGGATCGCCGCCGACGCCGACCTGCGCGACTTCATGGTGCTGGATCGGGAGTTCCACCTCGGCTCCTACGCCGGCTGCCCGAGCGAGCAGCTGGCCGGCACCGCGACCCGGCTGTGGAACTCCACCCAGGCCTACCGTCGGGCCTTCATGAGCCTCGGCGGCCGGCACCGGCTCTGGATCGTCGACCACGAGCACCGGCTGATCCTGGATGCGATCGAGCGACGGGACACCGACGACGCGGAGCGCTACCTGGCCGGCCACATCCGGCGGACCCGCATTGAGCTGGCCGCCCACCCCGAGCTGTTCCGCTAG
- a CDS encoding VOC family protein translates to MPEPPQTLQTQARLTGVDHIGFTVPDLEQARTFLVDVFGCEYMYSLGPFRHDDSDWMQEHLNVHPRAVMKQLHFFRCGGQAVFEVFEYSAPDQDTDQPRNSDIGGHHVALYVDDLDAGVAFLREQGLTVLGEPTVSKGPSEGQRWVYFLSPWGMQFELVSYPEGKAYDRQRAAEAIPANPPQ, encoded by the coding sequence GTGCCGGAGCCGCCGCAGACCCTGCAGACGCAGGCCCGCCTCACCGGCGTCGACCACATCGGCTTCACCGTGCCGGACTTGGAGCAGGCACGGACCTTCCTCGTGGACGTGTTCGGCTGCGAGTACATGTACTCCCTCGGCCCGTTCCGCCACGACGACAGCGACTGGATGCAGGAGCACCTGAACGTGCACCCCCGCGCCGTCATGAAGCAGCTGCACTTCTTCCGCTGCGGCGGGCAGGCCGTCTTCGAGGTGTTCGAGTACTCCGCGCCGGACCAGGACACCGACCAGCCGCGCAACAGCGACATCGGCGGGCACCACGTCGCCCTCTACGTCGACGACCTCGACGCGGGTGTCGCCTTCCTGCGCGAGCAGGGGCTCACCGTCCTCGGCGAGCCGACGGTTAGCAAGGGGCCGTCGGAGGGGCAGCGGTGGGTCTACTTCCTGTCACCCTGGGGCATGCAGTTCGAGCTGGTGAGCTATCCCGAGGGCAAGGCGTACGACCGGCAGCGCGCCGCCGAGGCGATCCCCGCCAACCCGCCGCAGTGA